Within the Candidatus Eisenbacteria bacterium genome, the region GACTTGTCAGCGGAGCCGTATGCCGCCTCAACTGTGAAGAATACAGCCCAGTGACCGCCGGACGATGGCGCGTCCTGGCGCACGCACCAAGAGATGTGAACGTGATACTTGATCATATGAAGGCCATCCTGGAGGGCACGGCCAACGCCCAGAATCGAGAAAGGTAGCAATCGCGGCCCAGGGACCACCTACTTAATCTCCAAACCACCCAGCGCCAGCGCGCAACAGGTCAAACGCAGCATCGATCGCAACCTCCATAAGACAGCGCACGTTCAACCCCCAGCTCATCCAGTGCGCACCTGCAGCCTCCTCACAATACGCACCACCGAAGGCTTGCACCATCGGAGCAATCGCACTCAACAGCATGATCGTCAGAACAAGCAAAAGCAGCACCTTTCTCATTTCTGTCTCACCCCCTGTTTGTGACAACGTAAAAGTGTACCACTGTGACAGAGCAAAAGTGACCCACCCCGGGGTTAGAAGACTTGTTATGAATCAGGAGGGCTGTTGGTTTCCTCTTGATTCATCTCCTTGTTTGGCCCGACAGGGCCGGAAGTGGCTACCACTTCGCGAGTTACAGATTTGCTCGACTTCTGTTTACGTCCCACACTTTCGGCGAAACGGTGACTTTCCCAGTCAAACTCATGGATTGTGCTGTGGTGGGTCAGTCGGTCCAGGAGAGCGGCGGTAAGTGCCGCATCGCCGAAGACTGTGGTCCACTGTGCAAATGGCAGGTTCGAGGTCACCAGCATCGATCCCTTCTCGTAGCGGTCAGAGAAGACCTGAAACAATAGCTGGGCTCCTTCCGATGAGAACGGGATATAACCGACCTCATCCAGGATGAGCAGGTGGTAACGCGAGAGGCGTGCCAGAGTTCGCTTCAGATGCCTTTCCTCGCGAGCTTCCACCAGCGTATTGA harbors:
- the istB gene encoding IS21-like element helper ATPase IstB, with the translated sequence LRQYAEGHYIARRENIILIGKHGTGKTHAATVLGVEACRRDYRVLFVTAADLVNTLVEAREERHLKRTLARLSRYHLLILDEVGYIPFSSEGAQLLFQVFSDRYEKGSMLVTSNLPFAQWTTVFGDAALTAALLDRLTHHSTIHEFDWESHRFAESVGRKQKSSKSVTREVVATSGPVGPNKEMNQEETNSPPDS